The sequence TTGAAGTCGCCGGTCTTGCGCAGGGTGAACCCCATCAGATTGTAGACATCGGCCTGCTGGTGCTCCTCGGCAATATCGCGAAGCTCGGCGAGTGCGCCGGCATAGTCCTTCGCATCGATCTTGGTACGCACGGAGGTCAGGTCCGGCGCATCGGTCGATTCCATATTGTCGACGGCGAAGGCGAGGCCTGCTGTGGCAATGGGCAGGATGGCGGCAGCGCAGAGGCCGGCGATCCCGAAAATGGCATGTCTGAACATGGTATTTGCTCCTGTTTTTGGCCGCTCAGGCCTGGGTGGTGGGGGTGAAACCGTAGGCGTTGCCGTCCTTGACGAAGGTGCCGGAGCCCGGGAATGGGAAATGCGAGCCGCAGATCCTGATCTTGTCGGCAATGATGCGATCGATCAGCCTGCGGCGGGTGGCGACAGCCATCGGGCCATCCTGGTCATAGGCGCCTTGCCATTCCGGATGGGGTGCGAGCAGCGCCGGCACATACATGATGTCGGCCGAGACCATCAGCTGCTCGCTGCCGCCATCGATGAGGAAGACCGAATGACCCGGCGTATGGCCATAGGCAGCCAGCATGTGCACGCCGGGGACCACTTCCGCGTTATCCTCGACCAGCTTCCAGTTCTTCCATGTCGGGAAGACCGAGGCGATGCGCCGGCCGGCTTCCTTGCGACCCTCCGCCAGCTTGTCGACACGGCCGGGGTCGGTCCACCACTTGTATTCCGCCGCATTGACGACCAACTCGGCATTCGGAAAGACGGCCGCATTGGTTCCCTTTTCCATCAGGCCCCAGACATGGTCCGGGTGGAAATGCGAGATCATGACCGTGTCGATCTTCTTGTAGTCGATACCGGCCGCCGCCATGTTGGCCGGCAGATGCGTGGCGTTGGTCTGCCATTGCCCGACACCCGAGCCGGCATCCATCATGATCTTGCGCCCGCCGATATCGAGAACGACGACCGTCAGCGGAATGGGCATGAAATCCGTCGTCAGACCAGCCTTGGAAAGCGCTTCCTTGGTGTCTTCG comes from Rhizobium tropici CIAT 899 and encodes:
- a CDS encoding tetratricopeptide repeat protein, coding for MFRHAIFGIAGLCAAAILPIATAGLAFAVDNMESTDAPDLTSVRTKIDAKDYAGALAELRDIAEEHQQADVYNLMGFTLRKTGDFKTSLTYYTKALELQPDHKGAHEYLGELYVETDDMPKAREQLAVLTKLCPAGCEELEDLTKAIAARGTD
- a CDS encoding MBL fold metallo-hydrolase, whose translation is MFDMTRRAVLGTAAAAAAFGLSSKLEFIPQAFAATPLEPTVGFYKYKVGSVEVTAIYDGIWRKPHDPAFIKNASVEDTKEALSKAGLTTDFMPIPLTVVVLDIGGRKIMMDAGSGVGQWQTNATHLPANMAAAGIDYKKIDTVMISHFHPDHVWGLMEKGTNAAVFPNAELVVNAAEYKWWTDPGRVDKLAEGRKEAGRRIASVFPTWKNWKLVEDNAEVVPGVHMLAAYGHTPGHSVFLIDGGSEQLMVSADIMYVPALLAPHPEWQGAYDQDGPMAVATRRRLIDRIIADKIRICGSHFPFPGSGTFVKDGNAYGFTPTTQA